The proteins below are encoded in one region of Takifugu rubripes chromosome 1, fTakRub1.2, whole genome shotgun sequence:
- the pou1f1 gene encoding pituitary-specific positive transcription factor 1 gives MACQTFSADSFTPLALDSPLPILMHHVSSSDCLPTTSHAHSMLSPVSSGLSLGQPAKRSHMHLSTSSLGNALGNTPPSLHYPVTPCHYSNQQATYGMMTAQEMLSASISQTRILQTCAVPHPNMVSGANLQGSLTPCLYKFPDHGLSSGSCALSHGFSSLTSAFLSTDEAPGGPGVGEIKADPQGKNARDPEDVPAMDSPQIRELEMFANDFKIRRIKLGYTQTNVGEALAAVHGSEFSQTTICRFENLQLSFKNACKLKAILAKWLDEAELAGALYNDKIGMNERKRKRRTTISLGAKEALEHSFVEKSKPSSQEIARIAKGLHLEKEVVRVWFCNRRQREKRVKTSLNLSSCLNKLGAN, from the exons ATGGCGTGCCAGACGTTCAGTGCCGACTCCTTTACCCCACTTGCTCTGGATTCGCCGTTACCCATCCTCATGCACCACGTCTCTTCCAGTGACTGCCTGCCAACCACCTCCCACGCTCACAGCATGTTGTCTCCAG TGTCCTCTGGTCTGTCCCTGGGTCAGCCAGCCAAGCGCTCCCACATGCATCTGTCCACATCATCCCTTGGCAACGCACTGGGCAACACTCCCCCCAGCCTACATTACCCAGTCACCCCCTGTCACTACAGCAACCAGCAGGCTACCTATGGCATGATGACAG CTCAGGAGATGCTCTCTGCCAGCATCTCCCAGACTCGCATCCTCCAGACGTGTGCTGTGCCCCATCCAAACATGGTGAGCGGAGCAAACCTGCAAG GGTCTCTGACGCCCTGTCTCTACAAGTTCCCAGACCATGGACTCAGCAGTGGCTCCTGTGCGTTGAGCCATGGTTTCTCCTCACTGACTTCTGCCTTTCTGTCGACTGACGAGGCCCCCGGGGGCCCCGGCGTCGGCGAGATTAAAGCCGATCCCCAAGGGAAGAACGCACGCGATCCAGAAGACGTCCCCGCCATGGACTCCCCGCAGATCCGAGAACTGGAGATGTTTGCCAATGACTTCAAGATACGGAGGATCAAACTGG GCTACACTCAGACTAACGTAGGGGAGGCTCTCGCTGCGGTGCACGGCTCCGAGTTCAGCCAAACCACCATCTGCCGCTTTGAAAATCTTCAACTGAGCTTTAAAAACGCCTGCAAACTGAAGGCCATTCTGGCCAAATGGCTGGATGAGGCAGAGCTGGCTGGAG CGCTGTACAACGACAAAATAGGGATGAATGAgcggaagaggaaaagaagaacaacCATCAG cctGGGAGCTAAGGAGGCTCTGGAGCACAGCTTTGTGGAGAAAAGCAAGCCGTCTTCCCAAGAAATCGCCCGGATAGCCAAAGGTCTCCacctggagaaggaggtggtCAGAGTCTGGTTCTGCAACAGGCGGCAGCGAGAGAAGCGGGTGAAAACGAGCCTGAACCTCAGCTCCTGCTTAAACAAGCTCGGTGCAAACTaa